The stretch of DNA TTGAGAAACTCGGTTTTGCCGATGATGTGGTGAATGTAAAAAACGGTTTTGCATTAAACTACCTTATTCCACAAGGTTATGCCGTTGTAAAAAACGATACCAACCTTCGTGAACTAGGTACCCGTCTTAGAATAAAAGAAAAGAAAGAGGCTAAACTTTTAGAACAAATCCAAGAAATAACTGCACGTTTAAAACAAACTGCATTTAAAATTGGAGCAAAAGTTGGTTCTACCGATAAAATTTTTGGTTCTGTAACCTCTTACCACGTTGCCGAAGCTATTCGCAACCTTGCTCAAGTAGAAGTAGATAGAAGAAAGATTACTATCGTAGAAGGCGAAGTAAAAACACTCGGAAACTACACAGCCGAAGTTACTTTAGGTAAAGAATATAAAGTAACAGTTGCTTTTGAAGTAGTAGCAGAATAATATCTATAAAACTAGTTTACTTAAAGGCTGCCCCAAAGGCAGCCTTTTCTTTTTCACCAATGGCAATTTCACTATCTGCAAGTTATTTACAATTTCTGCCCTCAACTTGATAATATTACGCCATACAGCAGCCATATATACCAACCAAAGTACACTTTTTAAAAGTTGCACCTCTTTGAGCCCTATAAAAGGCTTTCTTTAAAAAGTTGTCGTTATTTACACGAAGCAGCACCCACATGGCACATAGTTTTGCGCCATGATGCAGACATCAACAAAAACAACCTTTACGGCCGAAGAAATTTTTTCGTTTTGGAGGTTACATACCGAAAATGGAAGGCAAACATGGCATTTCCAACTTCCTACTGAATATGCCAACATCAACTGGACTTCGCCCGAAGGCAAACAAATACTGCACGAAATAGATGCTGCATTTTGTTTCAATAAACACCCTAATCCCAATGTGCAAGATGCTGTATTTAGAAATTCATTTACAAAAAACAGTAACACCACTAGCAAGGCAAATACACCAACAGAAGCACTGCAAAACGGCTGGGCCTATTTTACGCAACTATTAAGCAACGAAGGGCACTTTGCCGGAGACTACGGAGGGCCGCTTTTCTTATTGCCCGGATATGTAATTGTTCACTATATCACCCAAACTAAAATAGAAGAACCTTACCAAACACTTATTGCTCGCTATATGCTCAACCACCAAAACCAAGATGGGAGCTGGGGGCTGCATATCGAAGATTCCGGAACTATGTTTGGCACCTGCCTGCACTATGTAAGTTTGCGGCTGCTTGGCTTTAAAAAAACAAACACCCAACTACAAAAAGCACAACAATGGATACTCCAGCACGGAGGCGCATTAACCCTGCCACCTTGGGGGAAATTTTACCTGTCTTGCCTAGGCATTTTTGAATGGGAAGGCAACCACTCTCTACTACCGGAACTCTGGCTACTTCCAAAAACATTGCCCATACACCCTTCGCGCTACTGGAGCCATGCACGCATGGTATATTTACCCATGAGCTATTGCTTTGGAAATAAACTCAAAGCAGCCCCTACCCCACTTTTACATGAACTGAAAACAGAAATTTATACCCAACCATACCAAGAAATAAATTGGAAAAATGCTAGAAACCAATGCTGTCCCAAAGATGTGTATCACCCGCCACACAAGGCTTTATCTACACTTAATTTCTTTACAAGTATATATGAAAAGATTGCAGTAAAAGCATGGCGAAACAAAGCCTTAAACTATGCCATCAACTATATTGATGCAGAAGATCAACAAACTAACTATATCAACATAGGACCTGTAAATAAGATGCTAAACATGCTCTGCATTTGGCATTGCTACGGAAAAAATTCAGTACAATTTCTAAGCCACATAAAACGCCTGCAAGATTACCTCTGGCTATCAGAAGACGGAGTAAAAATGCAGGGATACAACGGCTCGCAGTTTTGGGATACCATGTTTGCATACTGTGCATTAAAGGCATGGAAAAACGGCACCCACTTACGCGAAGCAGAAAGCAAAATGCTAGATTTTATTAGTGCACAACAAATACAGGCAGAGCCGCACTTACATCAAGATTTTTTTAGACACCCATCTGTGGGCGGCTTTCCATTTTCTACCAAATCGCATGGCTGGCCAATAACCGATTGCTCTGCCGAAGGATTAAAAATATTGGTACAAAATAGGCAACAGATTGCCAATGCACAGCAGCGTTGCGAACAAGCAGCCACCTTGTTGCTTTCGTTTCAAAACAAAGATGGCGGTTGGGCGAGCTACGAGAAACAACGCGCTCCAAGTTGGATAGAAACACTCAACCCCTCGCAAATTTTTGGAAACATAATGGTGGACTATAGCTACACAGAATGCAGCAGTTCTGCGGTGCAAGCGCTCATCACATTTCAACAAGCATTTCCAAACTTTCAATCTGAAAATATTAAAACTGCCATTACAAACGGATTGAACTTTATATGCAAACAGCAGCTGCAAGATGGCAGTTGGTATGGCTCATGGGCAGTTTGCTATACTTATGGAACATGGTTTGGCGTAGAAGCACTTTACCTCGCAAAGGAGAAAGGCTATTTACAATCAAACACAATAAATACAGCCTTGCAAAAGGCAGCACAGTTTTTAGCAAGCAAGCAAAACACCGATGGCGGTTGGGGCGAATCGTTTGAAAGTTGCATACAGAAGAAATATACCCCTTCGCTACAATCGCAAGTAGTAAACACCGCTTGGGCAGTACTTGCACTTTTAAAAATTGGTGGATTTGAAAACGAAATACGTAAAGGCATTGCATTCATAACCGATAAACAACTTACCAATGGTAATTGGGAGCAAGAAAACATAAATGGAGTATTCAACCATAACTGCGCCATTAGTTATACCAATTTCCGAAATATATTTCCGCTTTGGGCATTAGGCGAATACGAAGCCACTCAACCATTTTGCTAAGAAATGTGCCAAACTTTAGTGCCGCAACACAAACATTTTCTATTCCTTAGCGCCACAATATTTTTTGCAACATGTCTATCATTAAACCGTTTAAATCGCTACGACCACAGCCTGCATACACCACTCAAGTAGCATCGCTGCCCTACGATGTTATGAATACAGAAGAAGCCGCCCAAATGGCTGCAGGCAATCCATATTCCTTTCTTCATGTTAGCAGAGCAGAAATAGATTTGCCTATCGGCACTTCTTTATACGATAGCAGTGTTTACGAAAAAGCAAAGAGCAATTTCAATAAACTCATTAGTGAAAAAATTTTACAGCAAGATGAA from Chitinophagales bacterium encodes:
- a CDS encoding terpene cyclase/mutase family protein, which codes for MMQTSTKTTFTAEEIFSFWRLHTENGRQTWHFQLPTEYANINWTSPEGKQILHEIDAAFCFNKHPNPNVQDAVFRNSFTKNSNTTSKANTPTEALQNGWAYFTQLLSNEGHFAGDYGGPLFLLPGYVIVHYITQTKIEEPYQTLIARYMLNHQNQDGSWGLHIEDSGTMFGTCLHYVSLRLLGFKKTNTQLQKAQQWILQHGGALTLPPWGKFYLSCLGIFEWEGNHSLLPELWLLPKTLPIHPSRYWSHARMVYLPMSYCFGNKLKAAPTPLLHELKTEIYTQPYQEINWKNARNQCCPKDVYHPPHKALSTLNFFTSIYEKIAVKAWRNKALNYAINYIDAEDQQTNYINIGPVNKMLNMLCIWHCYGKNSVQFLSHIKRLQDYLWLSEDGVKMQGYNGSQFWDTMFAYCALKAWKNGTHLREAESKMLDFISAQQIQAEPHLHQDFFRHPSVGGFPFSTKSHGWPITDCSAEGLKILVQNRQQIANAQQRCEQAATLLLSFQNKDGGWASYEKQRAPSWIETLNPSQIFGNIMVDYSYTECSSSAVQALITFQQAFPNFQSENIKTAITNGLNFICKQQLQDGSWYGSWAVCYTYGTWFGVEALYLAKEKGYLQSNTINTALQKAAQFLASKQNTDGGWGESFESCIQKKYTPSLQSQVVNTAWAVLALLKIGGFENEIRKGIAFITDKQLTNGNWEQENINGVFNHNCAISYTNFRNIFPLWALGEYEATQPFC
- the rplI gene encoding 50S ribosomal protein L9; its protein translation is MDIILLKDVEKLGFADDVVNVKNGFALNYLIPQGYAVVKNDTNLRELGTRLRIKEKKEAKLLEQIQEITARLKQTAFKIGAKVGSTDKIFGSVTSYHVAEAIRNLAQVEVDRRKITIVEGEVKTLGNYTAEVTLGKEYKVTVAFEVVAE